From Aerosticca soli, a single genomic window includes:
- a CDS encoding ATP-dependent DNA helicase → MVDHEDVAGLLGIDGPFARELPHFAPRAAQQAMARAVAEAIAGRDTLLVEAGTGTGKTYAYLVPALAAGVRVIVSTGTKALQDQLYFRDLPRVRAVLGARVETALLKGRANYLCRYRLEQTLREGAALSPAGAAQLAAIRAWSARTRHGDRAELADVPEDSPLWPQVTSTAENCLGSGCPFFEDCHVVKARRAAQEADLVVVNHHLLLADLALKQEGFGEILPGAAAFILDEAHLLPELAGDFFAQHVSARQLLDLGRDALAECHGVHGALGALREPLEALKDAVRRLRLALDPLPARGAFGVLMRDAQARQALDALAGTLAALTDVLAGQAARSRGLEHAHARAATLALALDRLIEDDAAQAVRWYESSAHGFTLHATPLDAATPLRRLREASGAAWIHTSATLTVAGGFDHFARQLGLDEPPALALESPFDYARQALCYLPPGLPDPSARDYTERMLEAVLPVLEASDGRAFLLFTAHRALRRAAELLRGHVPWPLFVQGEAPRHRLLEDFRASGRGVLLGAASFWAGVDVAGEALSVVVIDKLPFAAPDDPVLEARLQALAAAGVNPFMGWQVPAAAIALKQGAGRLIRDVHDRGVLVLCDPRLTGKGYGRLFLASLPPLPCTRELAKVRAFLTPRPVAA, encoded by the coding sequence ATGGTGGATCACGAGGATGTCGCCGGCCTGCTCGGCATCGATGGCCCGTTCGCGCGGGAGCTGCCCCACTTCGCCCCGCGCGCGGCCCAGCAGGCGATGGCGCGGGCGGTGGCAGAGGCCATCGCCGGCCGCGACACGCTGCTCGTGGAGGCCGGCACCGGCACGGGCAAGACCTACGCCTACCTCGTGCCCGCGCTCGCCGCCGGCGTGCGGGTGATCGTCTCCACCGGCACCAAGGCGCTGCAGGACCAGCTGTACTTTCGCGACCTGCCGCGGGTGCGCGCGGTGCTCGGCGCACGCGTCGAGACCGCGCTGCTCAAGGGCCGCGCCAATTACCTGTGCCGCTACCGTCTCGAGCAGACCCTGCGCGAGGGCGCCGCGCTCTCCCCCGCCGGGGCCGCGCAGCTCGCCGCCATCCGTGCCTGGTCGGCGCGTACCCGCCACGGCGATCGCGCCGAGCTCGCGGACGTGCCGGAGGATTCGCCGCTGTGGCCGCAGGTCACCTCCACCGCGGAAAACTGCCTGGGCAGTGGCTGTCCCTTCTTCGAGGACTGCCACGTGGTGAAGGCGCGACGCGCGGCGCAGGAGGCCGACCTGGTGGTGGTCAACCATCACCTGCTGCTGGCCGACCTCGCGCTCAAGCAGGAAGGCTTCGGCGAGATCCTGCCCGGCGCCGCCGCCTTCATCCTGGACGAGGCGCATCTGCTGCCCGAGCTCGCCGGCGACTTCTTCGCGCAGCACGTGAGCGCCCGCCAGCTCCTCGACCTCGGCCGCGACGCACTGGCCGAATGCCACGGCGTGCACGGCGCCCTCGGCGCCTTGCGCGAACCGCTGGAGGCGCTCAAGGACGCGGTGCGTCGACTGCGCCTCGCCCTCGATCCGCTGCCTGCGCGCGGCGCTTTCGGCGTGCTGATGCGCGATGCGCAGGCCCGGCAGGCGCTCGACGCGCTGGCCGGGACGCTGGCGGCGCTCACCGACGTGTTGGCCGGCCAGGCCGCGCGCTCGCGCGGGCTCGAACATGCGCACGCCCGCGCGGCGACGCTCGCGCTCGCGCTGGACCGCCTGATCGAGGATGACGCGGCGCAGGCGGTGCGCTGGTACGAGTCCTCCGCGCATGGCTTCACCCTGCACGCCACGCCGCTGGACGCCGCCACGCCGCTGCGCCGGCTGCGCGAAGCCAGCGGCGCGGCGTGGATCCACACCTCGGCCACGCTCACCGTCGCCGGCGGCTTCGACCACTTCGCCCGCCAGCTCGGCCTGGACGAGCCGCCCGCGCTCGCCCTGGAAAGCCCCTTCGACTACGCCCGCCAGGCCCTGTGCTATCTGCCGCCGGGCCTGCCCGATCCGTCCGCGCGCGACTACACCGAGCGCATGCTGGAGGCGGTGCTGCCGGTGCTGGAGGCTTCGGACGGTCGCGCCTTCCTGCTGTTCACCGCCCACCGCGCGCTGCGCCGCGCGGCGGAGCTGCTGCGCGGACACGTGCCCTGGCCGCTGTTCGTGCAGGGCGAGGCGCCGCGCCACCGGCTGCTGGAGGACTTTCGCGCCAGCGGCCGGGGCGTGCTGCTCGGCGCGGCCAGTTTCTGGGCCGGCGTCGACGTCGCCGGTGAAGCGCTGAGCGTGGTGGTGATCGACAAGCTGCCCTTCGCCGCGCCGGACGATCCGGTTCTGGAAGCGCGGCTGCAGGCGCTCGCGGCCGCCGGCGTCAACCCGTTCATGGGCTGGCAGGTGCCGGCCGCGGCGATCGCCCTCAAGCAGGGCGCGGGCCGGCTGATCCGCGACGTGCACGACCGCGGCGTGCTGGTGCTGTGCGATCCGCGCCTGACCGGCAAGGGCTACGGCCGGCTGTTCCTGGCCAGCCTGCCGCCGCTGCCGTGCACACGCGAACTGGCGAAGGTGCGAGCCTTCCTCACACCCCGCCCGGTCGCGGCGTGA
- a CDS encoding MAPEG family protein, translated as MSIEMRMLVWSVVLGLVQIALAAAGSMTQRGLGWAAGPRDQPGPPLTGVPGRLDRARANFLETFPFFVALVLAVLALSRQNAHTALGAQLYFWARLVYVPAYAAGIPYVRTLVWAVSIVGLILLLAALF; from the coding sequence ATGAGCATCGAAATGCGCATGTTGGTGTGGAGCGTGGTGCTGGGCCTGGTGCAGATCGCACTCGCTGCGGCAGGTTCCATGACGCAACGGGGCCTTGGCTGGGCCGCCGGCCCGCGCGATCAGCCGGGTCCGCCGCTGACCGGCGTGCCCGGCCGGCTGGACCGGGCGCGGGCCAACTTTCTGGAGACGTTTCCGTTTTTCGTCGCGCTGGTGCTGGCCGTGCTCGCGTTGTCCCGGCAGAACGCCCATACCGCGCTCGGCGCCCAGCTCTATTTCTGGGCGCGGCTCGTCTACGTGCCGGCCTATGCGGCGGGTATTCCGTACGTGCGCACGCTGGTGTGGGCCGTCAGCATCGTCGGGCTGATCCTGCTGCTGGCCGCGCTGTTCTGA
- a CDS encoding tetratricopeptide repeat protein: protein MRIRLLPPLAALALAACAAAPDHPAPDSHAPLVTPNHDPLAAIRAAGAREESVIDVTPLRDPGLAAWQDAAHADERAGRYAEAAAKLDRALEYNPESPELLQDRAEIAVRLKDYATAERLALRSWSLGPKLGPLCARNWQTVVEMRELAGDTAGAATALQWVARCHVPGVPRY from the coding sequence ATGCGTATCCGTCTGCTGCCGCCACTCGCCGCCCTGGCCCTCGCCGCCTGCGCCGCCGCGCCCGACCACCCCGCCCCGGACAGCCACGCGCCGCTGGTGACGCCGAACCACGATCCGCTCGCCGCGATCCGCGCCGCCGGCGCGCGCGAGGAATCGGTGATCGACGTCACGCCGCTGCGCGATCCGGGCCTCGCCGCCTGGCAGGACGCCGCGCATGCGGACGAACGCGCCGGCCGCTACGCCGAGGCCGCCGCCAAGCTGGACCGGGCGCTGGAATACAACCCCGAATCGCCCGAGCTGCTGCAGGACCGCGCCGAGATCGCCGTGCGGCTCAAGGATTACGCGACCGCCGAACGGCTGGCGCTGCGCTCGTGGTCGCTCGGCCCCAAGCTCGGCCCGCTGTGCGCACGCAACTGGCAGACCGTGGTGGAAATGCGCGAACTGGCCGGCGATACCGCCGGCGCCGCCACCGCGCTGCAATGGGTGGCGCGCTGCCACGTGCCCGGCGTGCCGCGTTACTGA